From a single Paraburkholderia sp. FT54 genomic region:
- a CDS encoding patatin-like phospholipase family protein, translating to MGNKTYAERPTDAASGSDAPDIPGQIVLVFQGGGALGAYQAGVYQALHDGKVEPHWVIGTSIGAINGAIIAGNRPENRMARLTQFWNGVARHGVESAANWLPGLANWLRDFTTFTQGVPSFFTPQLQSWAGIQARVRSDQAAFYSTGPLRETLSSLVDFEYLNQKTTRLTVGTVNVRSGRMRYFTNRDALLDVEHVMASAAFPPGFPAVQLEGESYWDGGIYSNTPLEAVLDDRPRRDSVIFSVQLWPSSGPEPESILQVMSRQRDIQYSSRAESHLDRQKQIHRLRHVIRELGQHLPKEILNDPEVRDLLGWGCGTTMQVLELDAPAFDNDDLNRDIDFSSAGIERRWLAGYEDTVRLLKRAPWRETLDPMEGISVFRMASAESPQ from the coding sequence ATGGGTAACAAAACGTACGCCGAACGTCCGACCGACGCAGCCAGCGGGTCGGACGCACCGGACATTCCCGGCCAGATTGTGCTGGTGTTTCAGGGCGGCGGCGCCCTCGGCGCATACCAGGCCGGCGTGTATCAGGCCCTTCACGACGGCAAAGTCGAACCTCACTGGGTCATCGGCACGTCGATCGGCGCGATAAACGGCGCGATCATCGCCGGCAATCGGCCCGAGAACCGAATGGCGCGATTGACCCAGTTCTGGAACGGCGTGGCGCGGCATGGCGTTGAGTCGGCAGCAAACTGGCTGCCGGGACTCGCGAACTGGCTGCGCGACTTCACCACTTTTACTCAAGGCGTGCCGTCGTTTTTCACGCCACAGCTGCAGTCCTGGGCGGGCATTCAGGCACGCGTTCGTTCCGATCAGGCGGCATTCTATTCAACCGGACCACTGCGGGAAACCTTGTCCTCGCTGGTCGATTTCGAGTACCTCAATCAGAAGACGACGCGACTGACTGTCGGCACAGTCAATGTCCGCAGTGGACGCATGCGGTACTTCACCAATCGCGATGCACTACTGGACGTCGAACATGTGATGGCGTCAGCCGCATTTCCGCCAGGCTTCCCGGCGGTCCAACTGGAAGGTGAATCGTACTGGGACGGCGGCATCTATTCGAATACGCCGCTCGAAGCCGTGCTCGACGACCGGCCGCGGCGCGACTCGGTGATTTTTTCGGTGCAGTTGTGGCCTTCGAGCGGTCCGGAGCCTGAATCGATCCTGCAGGTCATGAGCCGGCAGCGCGACATTCAGTATTCGAGCCGCGCGGAAAGTCATCTCGATCGGCAGAAACAGATTCACCGCCTGCGTCACGTAATCCGTGAACTCGGCCAGCACCTGCCTAAAGAGATACTCAATGATCCGGAGGTGCGCGATCTCCTCGGCTGGGGTTGCGGCACGACCATGCAAGTGTTGGAACTCGACGCACCGGCATTCGATAACGATGACCTGAACAGGGATATCGATTTTTCGTCGGCGGGCATCGAGCGGCGCTGGCTTGCCGGTTATGAGGACACGGTCCGCTTACTGAAGCGCGCGCCCTGGCGAGAAACGCTGGATCCGATGGAAGGCATTTCGGTCTTTCGCATGGCCTCGGCGGAAAGCCCACAATAA
- a CDS encoding isocitrate lyase/phosphoenolpyruvate mutase family protein, with the protein MSRTVVEKRAAFKALHASGCFILPNPWDAGSARYLHTLGFQALATTSSGFAWSTGHADNSLPREAILAHLRKIVEATDLPVNADFENGFGSTPNEVAESVRLAVETGIAGLSIEDSTGNAAAPLFPIEVAVERIRAARRAIDENGGDTLLVGRAENFFAGSPDLDDAIARLKAYAAAGADCLYAPGIQTREQIEAVVAAVAPKPVNLLIGSTSALTLQDVAALGVRRISVGGALARAAWGGFMQAAQALAQGRFDGFAGAAPGSQLNELFQDRA; encoded by the coding sequence ATGTCCCGCACCGTCGTCGAGAAGCGCGCCGCGTTCAAAGCCCTGCATGCGTCCGGTTGTTTCATCCTGCCCAATCCGTGGGATGCCGGCAGCGCGCGCTATCTGCATACGCTCGGCTTCCAGGCGCTCGCCACGACCAGTTCCGGCTTTGCCTGGTCCACCGGACACGCCGACAACAGCTTGCCCCGCGAGGCCATCCTCGCGCATTTGCGCAAGATCGTCGAAGCAACAGACCTGCCCGTCAACGCGGACTTCGAGAACGGCTTCGGCAGCACGCCGAACGAGGTCGCGGAAAGCGTCAGGCTCGCCGTCGAAACCGGCATTGCCGGCCTGTCGATCGAAGATTCCACCGGCAACGCCGCCGCGCCGCTCTTCCCTATCGAGGTCGCCGTCGAGCGCATCCGCGCTGCACGCCGCGCCATCGACGAAAACGGTGGCGATACGCTGCTGGTCGGCCGGGCGGAGAACTTCTTCGCCGGCTCGCCCGATCTCGACGATGCGATCGCGCGCCTCAAAGCCTATGCCGCGGCCGGCGCCGACTGTCTCTACGCGCCGGGCATCCAGACGCGCGAGCAGATCGAAGCCGTGGTCGCCGCCGTGGCGCCGAAGCCCGTCAATCTGCTGATCGGTTCGACATCGGCGTTGACGCTGCAGGACGTGGCCGCGCTCGGCGTGCGGCGCATCAGCGTCGGCGGGGCGCTCGCGCGCGCGGCGTGGGGCGGTTTCATGCAGGCGGCGCAAGCGCTGGCCCAAGGCCGCTTCGACGGCTTTGCCGGCGCGGCACCCGGCTCGCAACTCAACGAGCTGTTTCAGGACCGCGCGTGA
- a CDS encoding LacI family DNA-binding transcriptional regulator has protein sequence MPRPTRRKTSMADIAKAAGVSEATVDRVLNGRGGVSRAKEMSVLEWARKLKIDRALDSVSVRWLRIAILLQQPVAPYYVSLKQGFEVAQKTFEAQRVICAVTYFESLEPKRAVETIHRATQKADALVIVAYEHPDITAALRQISRTIPVVTLASDLPGTGRLAYVGIDNRCAGRVAGELVGRFIGDAGGKVLVLTGMHDFLGHEERESGFRSVLRRRFPNCDIVETVESREQSVITERLTRDAFRRYPELRGIYNISVGNEGVGAALVALERTRSTVFVGHELNESSRRLLIDGTLDAVLDQNPAGEAMRSIEIVLRHYHRDPGVALLHQIPVTVLLRENLPVSD, from the coding sequence ATGCCCCGTCCCACCCGCCGCAAAACGAGCATGGCCGACATCGCCAAAGCCGCTGGTGTCAGCGAAGCGACTGTCGACCGTGTGCTGAACGGTCGCGGCGGCGTCTCACGCGCAAAGGAAATGAGCGTGCTCGAATGGGCGCGCAAGCTGAAGATCGACCGCGCGCTCGACTCGGTGTCGGTACGTTGGCTGCGTATCGCGATCCTGTTGCAGCAGCCGGTTGCGCCGTACTACGTGTCGCTGAAGCAGGGCTTCGAAGTCGCGCAAAAGACGTTCGAGGCGCAGCGTGTGATCTGCGCGGTCACTTACTTCGAAAGCCTGGAGCCCAAGCGGGCCGTCGAGACCATTCACCGCGCCACGCAGAAGGCCGACGCTCTTGTGATCGTTGCGTACGAGCATCCGGACATCACCGCGGCGCTGCGGCAGATCAGCCGCACCATTCCGGTCGTGACGCTCGCGAGCGATTTGCCGGGCACGGGGCGGCTCGCCTATGTCGGCATCGACAACCGCTGCGCGGGACGCGTCGCGGGCGAGCTGGTCGGACGATTTATCGGCGATGCGGGCGGTAAGGTGCTCGTGCTGACGGGCATGCATGATTTCCTCGGCCATGAAGAGCGCGAAAGCGGCTTTCGGTCCGTGCTGCGGCGGCGCTTTCCGAACTGCGACATCGTGGAAACGGTGGAGAGCCGCGAGCAGTCGGTGATCACCGAACGGCTCACTCGCGACGCTTTCCGGCGCTATCCCGAGTTGCGCGGGATCTACAACATTTCAGTCGGCAACGAAGGCGTCGGCGCGGCGCTCGTGGCGCTCGAGCGCACACGCTCGACAGTGTTCGTCGGCCACGAACTCAACGAGAGTTCGCGACGCCTGCTGATAGACGGCACACTCGACGCTGTGCTCGATCAGAATCCGGCCGGCGAAGCCATGCGTTCCATCGAAATCGTCCTGCGGCACTACCATCGTGATCCGGGCGTCGCCTTGCTTCACCAGATTCCCGTCACCGTGCTATTGCGCGAGAACCTGCCGGTGAGCGACTAG
- a CDS encoding non-heme iron oxygenase ferredoxin subunit: protein MTVETNNIKWVVACAADDIDEEDVIRFDHAGASYAVYRIDQGFFASDGWCTHERAHLADGFVVNREIECPLHQGRFDIPTGQPKSPPVCVHLQTYPVRVENGEVLLGVPAKDDS, encoded by the coding sequence GTGACTGTCGAAACCAACAACATCAAGTGGGTCGTGGCCTGCGCGGCTGACGATATCGATGAAGAAGACGTGATCCGCTTCGATCACGCCGGAGCGAGCTACGCGGTGTACCGGATCGATCAGGGCTTCTTCGCATCCGACGGCTGGTGTACGCACGAACGCGCGCATCTCGCCGACGGCTTCGTCGTGAATCGCGAGATCGAATGTCCGCTGCATCAGGGACGTTTCGACATTCCCACCGGCCAGCCGAAAAGCCCGCCGGTGTGCGTGCATCTGCAAACGTATCCGGTGCGCGTTGAGAACGGCGAAGTGCTGCTGGGCGTCCCCGCCAAAGACGACTCGTGA
- a CDS encoding fatty acid desaturase, with protein sequence MASPPGVGGAAAPRVTDTAFEDGIGQQWYQPVIARAVLKELMKRSDAQGWRNFGLWLVLLIASGVVAAMTWGSWWAVPAFFVYGTIYSSSDARWHELAHGTPFKSRHVNDFFYHLSSFMTIREGYWWRWSHARHHTHTYFQARDPEIQVARPTKVWPIVIDFLGLMGCSLEIGKVVRHAFGRVDAATDAFLPASEKPKMIRSCRIYLAVVLGTIVLAIAMRSFLPLMFVWTPRFYGGWLHQLLGLTQHAGLAVNVKDHRLNTRTVHINPVFRFLYLNMNYHLEHHLLPMVPFHALPRLHEAIKDQLPPAYPGLFAAYREMLPALWKQRSDPSHVIERKIPAKDMPHGPRGGFPAQSNT encoded by the coding sequence ATGGCCTCGCCCCCCGGCGTCGGCGGCGCGGCCGCGCCTCGCGTCACCGACACAGCCTTCGAAGACGGCATCGGCCAGCAGTGGTATCAGCCCGTCATTGCGCGCGCCGTGCTCAAGGAATTGATGAAGCGCAGCGACGCCCAAGGCTGGCGCAACTTCGGACTGTGGCTGGTCCTGCTGATCGCGTCAGGTGTCGTCGCGGCGATGACATGGGGAAGCTGGTGGGCGGTTCCGGCGTTCTTCGTGTACGGCACGATCTATTCGTCGAGCGACGCGCGCTGGCACGAACTCGCGCACGGCACGCCGTTCAAAAGCCGCCACGTCAACGACTTCTTCTATCACCTGTCGTCGTTCATGACGATTCGCGAAGGCTACTGGTGGCGCTGGAGCCACGCGCGGCACCACACTCATACTTACTTCCAGGCGCGCGACCCCGAGATCCAGGTTGCGCGGCCGACAAAAGTCTGGCCGATCGTCATCGACTTTCTCGGCCTGATGGGCTGCTCGCTCGAAATCGGCAAGGTCGTGCGGCACGCGTTCGGCCGCGTCGACGCCGCGACCGACGCGTTTCTCCCTGCCTCCGAGAAACCCAAGATGATCAGGTCCTGCCGCATCTATCTCGCCGTCGTGCTGGGCACGATCGTGCTCGCAATCGCGATGCGCAGCTTCCTGCCGCTCATGTTCGTCTGGACGCCGCGCTTTTACGGCGGCTGGCTGCATCAACTGCTCGGCCTTACGCAACACGCGGGACTCGCCGTCAACGTGAAGGACCATCGCCTGAATACGCGCACCGTGCATATCAATCCGGTGTTCCGCTTTCTTTACCTCAACATGAATTACCACCTCGAACACCATCTGTTGCCGATGGTGCCGTTCCACGCGCTGCCGCGTCTGCATGAAGCGATCAAGGACCAGTTGCCGCCGGCCTATCCGGGTCTCTTCGCGGCGTATCGCGAGATGCTGCCCGCGCTGTGGAAACAGCGCTCGGATCCTTCACACGTGATCGAACGGAAGATACCGGCCAAGGACATGCCGCATGGACCGCGCGGCGGATTCCCCGCGCAATCGAACACCTGA
- a CDS encoding phytanoyl-CoA dioxygenase family protein: MDRIETNDATPAVVVEALTRGPGAICIRGLFSASQIAEARRVVMAHSEGRAQTVTHFQGQAAEEQRLHLQRRVWNLLAKGDVFTEMSEQPVIVEAMRRFLGDDFIMGSIAANRILPGGPGQEPHIDYPYWDYHMPGTFPLGINTSFPLNAQVTIPLDPFTAETGATAFVPHTQHELRYPAEGDRFFERCQRMTAEPGDAIVFFGATWHCAMPNRSTQDRSAVLIQYLPKFVKPMEDLRAMVGEDFVKRASPTMRQLLGLNFPYPQNLDEIAVATNAEGRKNAMR; this comes from the coding sequence GTGGACAGGATCGAAACGAATGACGCCACACCGGCCGTGGTGGTCGAGGCGCTGACGCGCGGCCCCGGCGCGATTTGCATACGCGGACTTTTCAGCGCAAGTCAGATCGCCGAAGCGCGTCGCGTGGTGATGGCCCATTCGGAGGGTCGCGCGCAAACCGTCACACACTTCCAGGGACAGGCCGCGGAGGAGCAGCGGCTTCATCTGCAGCGGCGCGTGTGGAATCTGCTCGCCAAGGGCGATGTGTTCACCGAAATGTCCGAGCAGCCGGTAATCGTGGAGGCGATGCGGCGCTTTCTGGGCGACGACTTCATCATGGGTTCGATTGCGGCCAATCGTATCTTGCCGGGCGGACCGGGGCAGGAACCGCACATCGACTATCCGTACTGGGACTACCACATGCCGGGCACCTTTCCGCTCGGTATCAATACGTCGTTTCCGCTCAATGCGCAGGTGACCATTCCGCTCGATCCTTTTACCGCTGAAACAGGCGCGACGGCCTTTGTGCCGCATACGCAGCATGAATTGCGCTATCCGGCTGAAGGCGACCGCTTCTTCGAACGTTGCCAACGGATGACGGCCGAGCCGGGCGATGCCATCGTGTTCTTCGGCGCGACCTGGCATTGCGCGATGCCCAATCGCAGCACGCAGGATCGCAGCGCCGTGCTCATTCAGTACTTGCCGAAGTTCGTCAAGCCGATGGAAGACCTCCGCGCGATGGTCGGCGAGGACTTCGTCAAGCGGGCGAGCCCGACGATGCGTCAATTGCTCGGCCTCAATTTTCCCTACCCGCAGAACCTCGACGAGATTGCCGTGGCGACCAATGCCGAAGGCCGTAAGAACGCGATGCGTTGA
- a CDS encoding LysR family transcriptional regulator, translating to MEHVDWDDLRILVAIAREGTMRSAAAACDLSAPTLSRRLTELERRLGEPLIDRVPSGCTVTAFGARVLAWAEQMEDLAHQIERAADVNGGAAAHGTVRINAVEWPSYILLKLLGSFQDRLPGLAIEVLTSRRPYSLARREADIALWSECPEEGDLYVRRIGRIRFGLFGSRDYYLRHKAAIVKKEWDKLSFVGYDDRQPDHPATQWLKALPGAPAPSLRSSYGMGVFDGVLGGSGLGILAQLAGDTTSDLVCVEKHIKALDQDVWMVLHPALRDSERIRTVANLIAEIFR from the coding sequence ATGGAACACGTAGACTGGGACGACCTGCGGATTCTGGTGGCGATCGCGCGCGAGGGAACCATGCGCTCGGCCGCCGCGGCGTGCGACCTGAGCGCGCCGACCCTGTCGCGCCGCCTTACCGAGCTTGAAAGACGCCTGGGCGAACCGCTCATCGACCGGGTGCCGTCGGGTTGTACCGTGACCGCGTTCGGCGCCCGTGTGCTGGCCTGGGCGGAGCAGATGGAAGATCTGGCTCACCAGATCGAACGCGCCGCGGACGTGAACGGCGGCGCCGCCGCGCACGGAACGGTGCGGATCAACGCCGTCGAGTGGCCGTCGTACATTTTGCTGAAGCTGCTCGGCTCGTTTCAGGACAGGCTCCCCGGGCTCGCGATCGAAGTGCTGACTTCGCGCCGCCCCTACAGCCTGGCGCGGCGCGAGGCGGACATCGCCCTGTGGTCCGAGTGTCCGGAAGAGGGTGACCTGTACGTCCGGCGGATCGGCAGGATCCGCTTCGGGCTGTTCGGCTCGCGCGATTACTATCTCCGCCACAAGGCGGCGATCGTGAAGAAGGAGTGGGACAAGCTGTCGTTCGTCGGTTATGACGACCGTCAGCCCGACCACCCGGCGACGCAATGGCTGAAGGCGTTGCCCGGCGCTCCGGCGCCGTCGCTTCGCAGCAGCTACGGCATGGGTGTGTTCGACGGCGTTCTGGGTGGCTCCGGGCTCGGCATACTGGCCCAGCTAGCCGGTGACACGACCAGCGATCTCGTCTGCGTGGAGAAGCATATCAAGGCGCTCGACCAGGACGTGTGGATGGTACTGCATCCGGCTCTGCGCGACAGTGAGAGGATCCGGACCGTGGCGAACCTGATTGCGGAGATTTTCCGCTAA
- a CDS encoding sugar ABC transporter substrate-binding protein: MIRHFLPARRRAIAAGAAFLAVSILPMPAAFAQAAHKPKVALVMKSLANEFFLTMETGAKDYQKQNPAKFDLVTNGIKDETDTANQIRIVEQMIVSKVDALVIAPADSKALVPVLKKAADAGIIVVNIDNKLDNDVLKSKDLNIPFVGPDNAKGAQKVGDYLAKHLKSGDNVGIIEGVTTTTNAQQRTAGFKQAMESGGMKVVALQSGEWEIDKGNAVASQILNANPDVKALLCGNDNMAIGAVSAVRAAGKAGKVQVVGYDDINAIKPMLKDGRVLATANQYAAKQAVFGIDTALKALSEHKKQSELSGVVETPVDLVTK; this comes from the coding sequence ATGATTCGCCATTTCCTACCGGCGCGGCGTCGCGCCATCGCAGCCGGCGCAGCTTTCCTCGCTGTGTCGATTTTGCCGATGCCCGCGGCATTCGCCCAGGCCGCCCATAAACCGAAAGTCGCGCTCGTCATGAAGTCGCTGGCGAACGAATTCTTCCTGACCATGGAAACGGGCGCCAAGGATTATCAGAAGCAGAATCCGGCGAAATTCGACCTGGTCACCAACGGCATCAAGGACGAGACGGACACCGCGAACCAGATTCGTATCGTCGAGCAGATGATCGTGTCGAAGGTCGACGCGCTGGTGATCGCGCCGGCCGATTCCAAGGCGTTGGTGCCGGTCCTGAAGAAAGCGGCCGACGCCGGCATCATCGTGGTCAATATCGACAACAAGCTGGACAACGACGTCCTCAAGTCGAAAGACCTGAACATCCCGTTCGTCGGGCCGGATAACGCGAAGGGCGCGCAGAAGGTCGGCGACTACCTGGCCAAGCACCTGAAGTCGGGCGACAACGTCGGCATTATCGAAGGTGTCACGACCACGACCAACGCGCAGCAACGCACCGCCGGTTTCAAGCAGGCCATGGAGTCGGGCGGCATGAAGGTCGTCGCGCTGCAATCGGGCGAATGGGAAATCGACAAGGGCAACGCCGTCGCGAGCCAGATCCTCAATGCGAACCCGGACGTCAAGGCCTTGCTGTGCGGCAACGACAACATGGCGATCGGCGCCGTGTCGGCCGTGCGCGCGGCCGGCAAGGCCGGCAAGGTGCAGGTGGTCGGCTATGACGACATCAACGCCATCAAGCCGATGCTCAAGGACGGCCGCGTACTCGCCACCGCCAATCAATATGCAGCCAAGCAGGCGGTGTTCGGCATCGACACGGCTTTGAAGGCGCTCTCCGAACACAAGAAGCAGTCTGAATTGTCTGGCGTCGTCGAAACGCCGGTCGATCTGGTCACCAAGTAA
- a CDS encoding sugar ABC transporter ATP-binding protein, producing the protein MSTPISSLADAAPVLRVRGIGKTYAEPVLADVSLELRAGEVLALTGENGAGKSTLSKIIGGLVTPTTGSMTLGGSAYTPSSRKDAEALGVRMVMQELNLLPTLSVAENLFLNRLPQRGMFGWIDRARLREDARHAMAQVGLDAIDPDTLVGTLGIGHQQMVEIARNLIGDCRVLILDEPTAMLTAREVDLLFEQVERLKARGVALVYISHRLEELKRIARRAAVLRDGRLVHVDEMANLSTDRLVTLMVGRDIGDRIDLGERRIGDVAFKVSGMTREPVVRDVSFEVKAGEIFGISGLIGAGRTELMRLIYGADRADAGTVLIGREGGALEPVTIASPSDAVKHGIALITEDRKGEGLLLTQPIAANISLGHLRAVSSKGVVDGRREAALAHQQIDAMRIRSAGPSQPVSELSGGNQQKVVIGRWLARDCTVLLFDEPTRGIDVGAKFDIYALMGALAREGRALVVVSSDLRELMAICDRIAVMSAGRMTGPFERGNWTQDALLAAAFAGYAKRESLLHEPIEPDAKAPDENRLVEY; encoded by the coding sequence ATGTCCACTCCCATTTCATCACTTGCTGACGCCGCGCCCGTGCTGCGCGTTCGCGGCATCGGCAAGACCTATGCCGAGCCCGTGCTTGCCGACGTCTCGCTGGAATTGCGCGCGGGCGAAGTGCTGGCGCTGACCGGCGAAAACGGCGCGGGCAAGAGCACCTTGTCCAAAATCATCGGCGGCCTCGTCACGCCGACTACCGGCTCGATGACCCTCGGCGGCTCGGCCTACACGCCGTCCAGCCGCAAGGACGCCGAGGCGCTCGGCGTGCGCATGGTCATGCAGGAGCTGAACCTGCTACCTACGCTCTCAGTGGCCGAGAACCTTTTTCTCAACCGTTTGCCGCAGCGCGGCATGTTCGGCTGGATCGACCGCGCCAGGCTGCGCGAGGATGCGCGGCATGCCATGGCGCAAGTCGGCCTCGACGCAATCGATCCCGACACGCTGGTCGGCACGCTGGGTATCGGACATCAACAGATGGTCGAGATCGCGCGCAATCTGATCGGCGACTGCCGCGTGCTGATTCTCGACGAACCCACCGCGATGCTGACCGCGCGCGAAGTGGATCTGCTGTTCGAGCAGGTCGAGCGGCTCAAGGCGCGCGGCGTGGCGCTGGTGTACATCTCGCACCGGCTGGAAGAGCTGAAGCGTATCGCGAGGCGCGCTGCCGTGTTGCGCGACGGCCGGCTCGTGCATGTCGACGAGATGGCCAATCTCTCGACCGACCGGCTCGTGACCTTGATGGTGGGGCGCGATATCGGCGACAGGATCGATCTCGGCGAACGGCGGATCGGCGACGTGGCTTTCAAGGTCAGCGGGATGACCCGAGAACCGGTGGTGCGCGACGTGTCCTTCGAGGTCAAGGCCGGCGAGATTTTCGGCATCAGCGGGCTGATCGGCGCCGGTCGCACGGAGCTGATGCGGCTCATCTATGGCGCGGATCGCGCGGACGCAGGCACGGTGTTGATCGGGCGTGAAGGCGGCGCGCTTGAGCCCGTGACGATCGCCTCGCCGTCGGACGCCGTGAAGCACGGCATCGCGCTGATCACCGAAGATCGCAAAGGCGAGGGACTTCTGCTGACCCAGCCGATTGCCGCCAACATCTCGCTGGGCCACTTGCGCGCGGTGTCGAGCAAGGGCGTGGTGGACGGCCGTCGCGAGGCGGCCCTGGCGCACCAGCAGATCGACGCCATGCGCATCCGCAGCGCAGGGCCGTCGCAACCGGTATCGGAGTTGTCGGGCGGCAACCAGCAGAAAGTGGTGATCGGCCGCTGGCTCGCGCGCGATTGCACGGTGCTGCTGTTCGACGAGCCGACGCGCGGCATCGACGTCGGCGCGAAGTTCGACATCTATGCGTTGATGGGTGCATTGGCTCGCGAAGGCCGCGCGCTGGTGGTGGTATCGAGCGATCTGCGCGAATTGATGGCGATTTGCGACCGGATCGCTGTGATGTCGGCGGGACGCATGACGGGCCCGTTCGAGCGTGGCAACTGGACTCAGGACGCGTTGCTGGCAGCCGCATTTGCGGGCTACGCGAAACGCGAGAGCCTGCTGCACGAGCCGATCGAACCCGACGCAAAGGCGCCCGACGAAAACAGATTAGTGGAGTATTGA
- a CDS encoding ABC transporter permease gives MTVETSLPTLQNEPPKNAKPLGTRLGFSNYLGLLGALLGMIVLFSLLSSHFLTYDTFSTIANQIPDLVVMSIGMTFVLIIAGIDLSVGSVLALGAALTSVAALQWHWPALPAALLGMAGATLTGCVTGAITVAWRIPSFIVSLGVLEAARGLAYQLTNSRTAYIGDAFDFLSNPVAFGISPAFIIAIVAMVAAQFVLTRTVFGRYLIGIGTNEEAVRLAGVNPRPYKIAVFAMMGALAGLASLFQISRLEAADPNAGQGIELQVIAAVVIGGTSLMGGRGSVTSTFFGVLIISVLAAGLAQIGATEPTKRIITGAVIVVAVVLDTYRSRRRAG, from the coding sequence ATGACCGTGGAAACCAGCCTGCCTACGCTGCAGAACGAACCACCCAAAAACGCGAAGCCGCTCGGCACGCGCCTCGGATTCTCGAACTACCTTGGATTGCTCGGCGCGCTCCTCGGGATGATCGTGTTGTTCTCGCTGCTGAGTTCGCACTTCCTGACCTACGACACGTTCAGCACGATCGCGAACCAGATCCCCGATCTTGTCGTGATGTCGATTGGCATGACCTTCGTCCTGATCATTGCCGGCATCGACCTGTCGGTCGGCTCGGTGCTGGCGCTCGGCGCGGCGCTCACGAGCGTCGCGGCCTTGCAGTGGCATTGGCCGGCGCTGCCCGCCGCGCTGCTCGGCATGGCGGGCGCGACCCTGACCGGCTGTGTGACCGGCGCGATCACCGTGGCGTGGCGGATTCCGTCGTTCATCGTGTCGCTCGGCGTGCTGGAAGCGGCGCGCGGTCTCGCGTATCAGCTGACCAACTCGCGCACGGCTTATATCGGCGACGCGTTCGACTTTCTCTCCAACCCGGTCGCCTTCGGCATTTCGCCGGCGTTCATCATTGCCATTGTGGCGATGGTCGCCGCGCAGTTCGTGTTGACGCGCACGGTGTTTGGCCGCTATCTGATCGGCATCGGCACGAATGAGGAAGCAGTGCGGCTCGCGGGTGTCAATCCGCGGCCCTACAAAATCGCCGTGTTCGCGATGATGGGTGCGCTGGCCGGGCTTGCTTCGCTGTTCCAGATTTCGCGGCTCGAGGCCGCGGACCCGAATGCCGGACAGGGCATCGAATTGCAGGTGATCGCGGCGGTGGTGATTGGCGGAACGAGTTTGATGGGCGGACGAGGTTCGGTGACGAGTACCTTCTTCGGCGTGTTGATCATTTCGGTGCTGGCCGCCGGTCTCGCTCAGATCGGCGCGACCGAGCCGACCAAGCGCATCATTACGGGAGCCGTGATCGTCGTGGCTGTCGTGCTGGATACTTATCGAAGCCGGCGTCGCGCTGGGTAA